TTCAAAAATGGTATGTATATATCATCCATCATACTTTAAGGTCGTATGTATCCCTATCATCATACTTTTGGACCATACATACCCTTTAATCAAACGGACATACATGTGGCACCATCTCAATAACTTACtcgattttttaattatttttttaaatccatAATTTAAAAACCCACACAATTATATCCTGACCCACTTAAGACCCAAATTAAAGAAACCCTAACCAAATTGCAAGTAACAAAAGCTTCGAGAAATCTTTGATTCAAGCTGCTCAGCGTGCATCTCTACCCCTTCCATACTCCATTCAAAAACTCTGGATTCCCCATCTTCACTGCACCCACCAGCTTTTTTTATCATTCCAAAATTTCAATTCCAGATGAACTCTGAATTGAGTTTCTCTCCAATTGGCTCCTATTTCTCTCTGAATCTCATTTGTGTTCCTGTTGATGAACTCCTATTTCTTGGGTAATTACTTGGTCATAAAGAACCTAAACAGAGTGGAATATATACAGagttttcatattaatttaaagatttaAGTTTTGTTGCTTTATATAATTACTGTAGTAATGAAGGTAGTTGTAGATAATGTATGCAATTAACAGTTTTTGGGACAAACCAATTGATTTCTCATTTGTCTTATTAATATTTAGGGTTATACTTCAATATTATATAGTTGTAAAGTTGTTAATTTTGTGGGTGTTCTGATCAAATAAGTCGTTGGTAAGATTGCAAAACTTTGTGGCAAtgcaaaatgttttttttaaaacaaaaaaaaataaaattagtcaGGATATAATTGGGTGGGTTTGTAAATTTTGGATTTAAAAGAATCAGGTAAGTTATTGAGATGGTGTCACGTGTCTGTCCATTTGATTAAAGGGTATATAAGGTCCAAAAGTATGACCATAAGGATAACATACTACCTTAAAGTAAGACGGtgggtatatatatacaatttttaaaagtttgggggtatattttacctttttctcTTTTGGAAATGAACAGCTAAGCTAGAGATGCATGTCAAGAGACCATTCATGAGAGTCACCAAACAGAAATGATTTTCAAAATCACGTTGGTATGATGATTAGGCTTTATAGCAGTTCTTGTAGCATTGTTACGGTGCAAAACAGAAGGATTAAGAGAGACTGAATATTAATAAATGATTAGCCAAGGAGTATAAAGCTGCAACATAATTACACTTCGGCATTTGTCTATCATctaattttttgtgtattttctcTATTATTAATGGTGTATCTTTATCTGGCTGATAGAAAAGCAAAACAAGATGCTAACAACATACCGAATATTTAATATCTGAAGCAAAAGCATGAGACTGCATGCATTTTCTACATCACTTTCAAAGTCGATCAAGAAACCAATAGATTTCACATTTGCAGCAATGGAGAACCAAAAAATTGCAGATATCACACTACCATCAACTGTAGTTGGGAGCAAGGAGTCTGATGATAAACCCAGTATATCAAAATCCGCAATAAGGTCCATAATTGCACCATATAGAGATGGTGAAAAGTGAGCAAGAACAGGTGAAACCTCTATGTCAACctgaaataaagaaagaaagcaaCCTACATTATAAACACCTGATAAGATATCTCATACTCTAATAATTAGAAACTATAGCAAGAGGAGTAGCGTTGTAACATTCAAACAGAAATTGCTCCATATGACAACCCAAGTCACAGAGGTTTCAGTTTGAAAGTGTGAAAGTCCCAActtgaatatcttttttttaaggaTTGGTAACTGTTTGCATTTCTTTGAATCAGTACATGGGTTGAACCATATTTACATAACGAACTCTAAAAGCACTGTGCTATCCCTATAATGAGTCTAAAACATCAATGATAGAGCCAGTGTCATTAGAGTAGATCTGATTACACCAAAAACACAAAGTTAGAATACAATTCAATTTTCTTGCTGCATATTACTCTCCCTATTCTCAAAAACACTAAGATTTCTCTCTTTCCAGACAGTCCAAATAGTAGCAGGATTGATTCTCCAGTTGCTTCTGTTCTTTGCTTGTGATCCTGCTTCTTCCCAACTGTAAAAGGCCTCACCAATTCTACCAGGCATGACCCGTGAGAAGGCATTACCCATGAGAAGTTTTTGAGCCTTAGGAATAGACTCCACAATTGGCCATTGATCTTGCACTGGATTAGTGCTGACAAAATGAGCCCATATTTTGGTGACCCGCCCAAACCGTCCATATTTTAATGGGTTGGGTGAATGGTTTTTCACATGGGTAAAATATGGGTTGATACCCATATTTGAcccattaaaaattaaaatatgggtAAACTACAGGTAAAATATGAATTAGCCAAATGAGTTAAGcttctaacttttttttaaaaaaaaatttggtaaatTGTATTCATCAGCATTAAGGATATGCTGATATGCTGGCCACCTCCAACAGTGAATAATTACAAGCTTCCTATCAACTCTACAATCTGATATACATCTTCTATACAAAGTAGTTTACACCAAAGAAGTAGAGTTTCAATATAATTCCATTTTAAGTTAAgcttataatttttattcattcaaaattcaagatataattaaaaatagtgTAACTTCTCTTCCTTTATTCTATAGAACTAACTATTCCTCTCTCTAATTGAATTCAAGCTTACAACTGCTCTTGTAAAACCTAAGGAATTGATCCCAACCTCTACCCTCTCTACTGTTCTTCTTCAATGACTCTATCCGGTCAACAAAGTCACTTATGGACACAAAAAACACCTAATACAATCAACTAAGAAAGTAATTAAGATACTGTCTTGGAATCAACACAAGAAACTACTATTACAGCTCAAGAACCATATGGATAGATCTTGATAGCAACAGGTTCTCTCGTTGTAGCAACAACTTCTTCGAAACTCTTTGTGCAGAACTTTTTAACTTTGCTGTCTCTCCCCAGAGTTGTTTACATAGTCGCCTTGTAGTACTCTATTCCAAAACATAAATTAGGTCGAGACTTTCACAAAATCCAGTACTAGTTTGACTTGGTTCGAAACATTGCACGCGTCGATTTCTTTCTCCTATTTTCAAGCTAATTCCATGTGCATAATGTATGATAGCTTTCCATGAAATAATTTCAGTTCCTTGTCGAATTGAATTCTACCGTACTACAATTCTCCAATATTTCCTACTTCCTAGTGCATATgtgaaataatatattctgaatAGTCTCTCATGCTACCCTAGGGGAACATATTCTCTAACGACTTCCTCTGAAGGCTTTGTTAATTTCTTCACTTCTTCTTAGAAGATCTATCTCATTGAGGACATGGTTCTTGAAACttcattcttcattcttctttcttcatatAAACTCTCTTGTACATAAATTGTCAATCATCAAAGCACCACATGATCTTGAATGTAGATTCAAAGATGATAGTACTTCAACATCAAGCGACTTACAGAAGACATGATTCTCTAAAAAAGCATCCATTTgttaaaatatgtacatttagttCAATTAAGTTGGAGTCTacattctttcaaattttaaactgAAAGAGTGTGGATCATTAGCTCTTCTTCTGTCCCACATTGAACTGCACCCATCCAATGCAGGAGAAGGAAAAGAAGCATCTTTAGTATCttgaaaacaagaaaaacaatgAACCTAAAGGTGAAACAATTAATATGTACATTTAGCAGTCAAACTTTTTCTATTTTACCAGTCAAGAACATAGAGGCAAAAAATAGTTTGTCGACTAAATTAGATCCTTGCACCACCAGATATATCCATCAATTTCAGTTACACGACAACAAATAAAGGCTTAAGAATTGaagacaagaaaaataatgaaccTAATGGTGAAACAACTAATATGTACATTTAGCACATAAAAAACTTTTTCTATTTTACCAGTCAAGAACATAGAGGCAAAAAATAGTTTGTCGACTAAATTAGATCCTTGCACCACCAGATATATCCATCAATTTCAATTACAAGACAACAAATAAAGGCTTAAGAATTGAAGAGCCTGTGATTTCTGGAGAAAAGTAAAAGACTATTGGAAACCAAAAATTAAATTGCTATCACAACACATAGAAAAACTAGTCATAAAAATGATTCACTTACCTCACAATTTTTCAACTCTGATTCATCAGCAATAATGCACAATGTCAAGTTGATATTGGTACAAAGTTTCTCCAGAAGGGGGACAGTTCTAGAGGAATTTGAAGTTAAAAGTTTTACCTGCAAAACAGAATCACTTAACTTACACCATACGAGGAAGTTGAATATCAGTGTAAATGACTAACCTCAAGATCATTAATGTTAATCTCAAAGTGATCATAGAGATCTTGAAGCTGACAACCCAAGACAACATTACTAGTGCAAAGAGGCGATGCTAATAAAGTATCTCTGTCGCCTTTAGACCCAAATGTTAATTCCCCTGCTTCAAGTACCTGCCCAAACTAGAGATTTTAGGCCACTGAAAATGCACTAATTACATGGAAATAATGAAGCCTTCCAGTTCTCAATCATAAATTGGTCAAGCACACCATGCAAGTAATAGATCACAATAAAATTACTGGAGGGCAACCCAACATCTTATTGGGCTAGTTTCAAATGTATACAATAAAGTAATTAGTCAACAATAAATATACCATGTTTTTATTCAcataaaaattgtcaaaaaagaTAGAAACTATACACTGACTATACATTATGATACAATCAAAAATCTGAATATAGCTTAACTATACATGAGCTATACACTAGCTATTCATTACAATGCactcaaaaaattgaatttagttTAACTATACATGAAGTGCACTGAATATTCAATTCGGACCAAATCAGTGTTATGAAAGGCGCACACCTCGTCGCCAAAGGCGAGAGGCGAGGCGAGGCAGGGTGGCTCGCCATTCTCTGGCGAGGCGAGGCGAGGAGAAAAAGGCGAGGCCCTGGCGATAATGGCGCTGAAATGGCGAGAGAAAGGCGCCgcctttttgattaaaaaaaatttgacttaataatattagtcaaaattagggtttttttttttactttcgaAAATTTCTGAAACTCGcgactctctctctcgatcgatcgatCGATTGACTCTTCTCTTCTCCCTCGCCGGTCCTCGCTGCTCCCTCGCTGTCCCTCGCCAGCCCTCGCTGCTCCCTCGCTGTCGCGTCTCTGCTTCCTCGCTCTCCCTTGCTGTCGCGTCTCTTCTCCCTCGCCGGCGACCTCGCGACTCTCTGTTTTCAGGTATTGTCGCGTctctgttcttcttcttcttctgttattattttttctgttctttcttcttcatttttttttaattttggtaagCTGCGTAAGCAGCAGTGAGGACTCAGGCAGTGAGGACTCAGTAAGTGTAAAcagtgttaatttttttaaaaaaattcttttcctaAGACCTAATTATTTATTCCAATATTCCTAAACAGCGaattaattgaatttgataATCAATGGCGGATGCTAGCAAAAAGAGGGACATTGGATGGAATTATGGCACTCAAGGAGCGACGAAAGATTCGGTcacttgtaacttttgtgggagtaCTTTCAATGGTGGAATAACGCGACACAAACAACATTTAGTGGGTGGTTTCAAAAATGTTAAACAATGTGCCGCTTGTCCGTCGGAAATTAGAGAAGAAATAAGGGCTTATATGCAAAACAAAATAGCTAATAATCCCAAATTTCAAATGAGGCAACCGGAAGAATTTGTTGATATTGATGATCTTGATGAAATGGATGATTATGCGGAAATGAGGCCTCCCTCCAAAACTCAAAAGATATCTTCTAGTGGAGGTTCATCCACTGCACGGAGTGTGATGAAAGGACCTTTGAACCtctatttttcacaaaaatcaacACAAAAAGGAGGCTTAGAAAAAGGAGGAGGAAtcgaagaaacaaagaaaattctaaGAGAGCGTGCGGTTAGTGCTTTTGCAATTTGGATGTATGATGCCGGGCTCCCTTTTAATTGCGTCAATCACAAATCATTCGATAAATTTATTGAGGCGGTTGGACAACATGGCCTCGGAATGAAGCCTCCTACATTCCATGAAGTTAGAGTCACTCACCTTAAAAAAGAGGTGGATAAAGTAGAAAAAATTGTTGAGGAGCATAAAGTGCAATGGACAAAGTTTGGTTGTTCCATTATGATGGACAAATGGACGGCACGAAATGGCAAaatgatcatcaatattttggtgaattCTCCAATCGGTAGTGTATTTCTTGGTTCGGTTGATGCTAGCAATGAATCTACCGATTCCACCAAAATGTACAAGTTATTTGAAAGCACTATCGAAAGAATTGGACCGGAAAATGTGGTACAAATTGTCACCGATAATGCTAGTGAGAATGTCAAAGCGGGAAGTATGATAATGGGTGCGTATCCACACATTTATTGGACTCCATGTGCCGCTCATTGCATCAACTTGATATTTGGTGACATATTCAAGGTTAAGCCATATGCTTCCGGTAATCAACCTATCCTTTAACTTTATTAAGTTTCTTTATAGTCAATACTCAATAATTCATTAgctactaattaatttaatttaatctttCTATAACAGTTTTTAAGAAGGCCATCAGAAT
The DNA window shown above is from Solanum lycopersicum chromosome 11, SLM_r2.1 and carries:
- the LOC104644889 gene encoding uncharacterized protein; this translates as MADASKKRDIGWNYGTQGATKDSVTCNFCGSTFNGGITRHKQHLVGGFKNVKQCAACPSEIREEIRAYMQNKIANNPKFQMRQPEEFVDIDDLDEMDDYAEMRPPSKTQKISSSGGSSTARSVMKGPLNLYFSQKSTQKGGLEKGGGIEETKKILRERAVSAFAIWMYDAGLPFNCVNHKSFDKFIEAVGQHGLGMKPPTFHEVRVTHLKKEVDKVEKIVEEHKVQWTKFGCSIMMDKWTARNGKMIINILVNSPIGSVFLGSVDASNESTDSTKMYKLFESTIERIGPENVVQIVTDNASENVKAGSMIMGAYPHIYWTPCAAHCINLIFGDIFKVKPYASVFKKAIRIHSYISQRPLLLNLMRKFTKERNLVKPAKTRFATAFLTLRAMYIQRKNLKTLFLSTEWNSSKFAKETSGKEVANLLISIHFWNDVVRALTVCSPLTKVLRLVDGEKKPPMGYIYEAMDRAKEAIAHGFPGVQKHYEKVFQIIDARWSEQLHRPLHAAGHVLNPGLYYKAEEEGTLLQSLWTEYYACVEKLVRDTTIQDALIAELPKYKMADGLFGCGPAKRARDTRSPVEWWSLFGSETPNLQKFAMKVLSLTCSSSGCERNWSVFEHGSKNLYPIFHIILLSISTS